From Streptomyces cyaneogriseus subsp. noncyanogenus, the proteins below share one genomic window:
- a CDS encoding bifunctional DNA primase/polymerase: protein MSERLLHTALRLAVSGLPVFPLRKGKVPFGNCPTCRDSACGDRPNMKAAGPCLCPAPCHGWAAATTDIRVLTSPSWATAWRQAVAVAYHPGGAGLTVVDLDDAEAIAWARQSLPPTRTVATTRGEHWIYQGTTRSVNAVREGVDIKSTMAYARWRGPGTGTLAPLPDAVRALTVAKPPAVRPASGALAVRSPAGGGQCPHRTPAYLERGIAMAEQRITQARSQVHATVYGTFLAVLSTHGRCGCLTEIHITRLFTAAQTKGESRRHCSDAWTNARTRLGL, encoded by the coding sequence ATGAGCGAGCGCCTGCTGCACACCGCTCTCCGTCTCGCAGTCAGCGGTCTGCCCGTGTTTCCCCTGCGCAAGGGGAAGGTGCCGTTCGGGAACTGCCCCACTTGCAGGGACAGCGCGTGCGGGGACCGGCCGAACATGAAGGCGGCCGGACCGTGCCTGTGCCCGGCCCCGTGCCACGGGTGGGCCGCCGCCACCACCGACATCCGCGTGCTCACCTCGCCCTCGTGGGCCACGGCGTGGCGGCAGGCCGTGGCGGTCGCCTATCACCCCGGCGGGGCCGGGCTGACCGTGGTCGACCTGGACGACGCGGAGGCCATCGCATGGGCCCGGCAGTCCCTGCCCCCGACCCGGACTGTGGCCACCACGCGCGGGGAGCACTGGATCTACCAGGGCACCACGCGTTCCGTGAACGCCGTCCGCGAGGGCGTCGACATCAAGTCGACCATGGCCTACGCCCGCTGGCGGGGGCCGGGCACCGGCACCTTGGCGCCCCTGCCGGACGCCGTCCGGGCGCTGACCGTGGCGAAGCCGCCTGCGGTCCGGCCCGCCTCGGGCGCCCTTGCCGTGCGCTCACCGGCCGGCGGCGGGCAGTGCCCGCACCGCACGCCCGCCTACCTGGAACGCGGCATCGCGATGGCCGAGCAGCGCATCACGCAGGCGCGCAGTCAGGTACACGCCACCGTCTACGGGACCTTCCTCGCTGTGCTGTCCACGCACGGCCGGTGCGGCTGCCTCACTGAGATTCACATCACGCGGCTGTTCACCGCCGCGCAGACCAAGGGCGAGTCCCGCCGGCACTGCTCGGACGCGTGGACCAACGCCCGTACCCGGTTGGGGCTGTGA
- a CDS encoding ATP-binding protein codes for MSDDEKNPARQVITDYAQTHFRYFRTADGTVYAQKNGHPVARPIRSQGTTGSHRQELMVGLFRDGLGVFNGTALKEALDLIEALALTEDVQPVHIRVAPGHDGATWLDLGRSDGLSVRIHPTGWDIAVPDPHEVCWRRTQLTGELPVPVKDTDGKGIDALLRLCNFANAETECLAIAWLIGCLGPSVPVPAPFLTGPQGAGKSTGGRMLVRVIEGMSGDLRRAPKDEENLIAAVAAGWVTALDNLSHMTPDLSDAMCCIVTGAENVKRALFTDGDVFRARYRRPLLLTGIDVGVIRPDLAERLLPLRLERPRVRRTEAELWAEYEEVLPVVLGSLLDLTVQVRAAQAEIPTDLRMADFAHLCAQLDAATGLGALNAYRASLDDLNDDVIEGDLLAQTVLKHAASIEPGTEQRMTSAEWLHCLTGLYTGEDFRPLPKGWPTTGKVLSDRLKRLQPTLAARGVLIDWGRTNASRYIEIARPAAAAPPPEQEAAF; via the coding sequence GTGTCCGACGACGAGAAGAACCCCGCTCGCCAGGTCATCACCGACTACGCGCAAACGCACTTCCGGTACTTCCGCACCGCCGACGGGACCGTATACGCGCAGAAGAACGGCCACCCCGTGGCCCGCCCGATCCGCTCCCAGGGCACCACGGGAAGCCACCGCCAGGAACTCATGGTCGGCCTCTTCCGTGACGGGCTCGGCGTGTTCAACGGCACCGCCTTGAAGGAGGCACTGGACTTGATCGAAGCACTCGCGCTGACCGAGGACGTCCAGCCCGTCCACATCCGCGTCGCCCCCGGCCACGACGGGGCAACGTGGCTGGACCTCGGGCGCAGCGACGGTCTGTCCGTCCGTATCCACCCCACCGGATGGGACATCGCCGTCCCCGACCCGCACGAGGTGTGCTGGCGGCGTACCCAGCTCACCGGGGAACTCCCGGTGCCGGTCAAGGACACCGATGGCAAGGGCATCGATGCCCTGTTGAGGCTGTGCAACTTCGCCAACGCGGAGACGGAGTGCCTGGCCATCGCCTGGCTCATCGGCTGTCTCGGGCCGTCCGTCCCCGTGCCGGCCCCCTTCCTCACCGGTCCGCAGGGAGCGGGAAAGTCCACCGGTGGACGCATGCTTGTGCGGGTCATCGAGGGCATGAGCGGCGATCTGCGCCGGGCCCCGAAGGATGAGGAAAACCTGATCGCCGCCGTGGCCGCCGGCTGGGTCACCGCCCTGGACAACCTCTCCCACATGACTCCGGACCTGTCGGACGCCATGTGCTGCATCGTCACCGGGGCGGAGAACGTCAAGCGGGCCCTGTTCACCGACGGGGACGTGTTCCGGGCCCGCTACCGCCGCCCCCTGCTCCTGACCGGGATCGACGTGGGCGTGATCCGGCCCGACCTCGCCGAACGCCTCCTTCCCCTGCGCCTGGAACGCCCGCGCGTCAGGCGTACGGAGGCGGAGCTGTGGGCGGAGTACGAGGAGGTTCTACCGGTCGTCCTCGGCTCGCTCCTGGACCTCACGGTGCAGGTGCGGGCAGCTCAGGCGGAGATCCCGACCGACCTGCGCATGGCCGACTTCGCCCACCTGTGTGCGCAGCTCGACGCGGCCACCGGCCTGGGAGCGCTGAACGCCTACCGGGCCAGCCTGGACGACCTCAACGACGACGTGATCGAAGGGGACCTGCTGGCACAGACCGTGCTCAAGCACGCCGCCAGTATCGAACCGGGGACCGAGCAGCGGATGACGTCGGCCGAGTGGCTGCACTGCCTCACGGGCCTCTACACGGGCGAGGACTTCCGTCCCCTGCCCAAAGGGTGGCCGACCACCGGCAAGGTGCTCTCAGACCGCCTCAAGCGCCTTCAGCCCACCCTCGCCGCCCGGGGCGTCCTCATCGACTGGGGACGCACCAATGCATCCCGCTACATCGAGATCGCACGGCCGGCCGCCGCGGCACCCCCGCCCGAGCAGGAAGCGGCCTTCTGA
- a CDS encoding RRQRL motif-containing zinc-binding protein, with protein sequence MAAVPVYRWRLAPDGLATRRQLRALGLRPGGQDVAAQVERPRRRRGPLVAYLYSIEQAKPVRPMTPAKRAALAKANAVRRTCPACRRDAGYVIPPSLGMCATCAFPDEQRAA encoded by the coding sequence ATGGCCGCCGTTCCGGTCTACCGCTGGCGGCTCGCTCCTGACGGGCTGGCCACCCGCCGCCAGTTGCGCGCCCTGGGCCTGCGGCCCGGCGGGCAGGACGTGGCCGCGCAGGTCGAGCGCCCGCGCCGGCGCCGCGGCCCGCTGGTCGCCTACCTCTACTCCATCGAGCAGGCCAAGCCCGTCCGGCCGATGACGCCGGCGAAGCGGGCCGCTTTGGCCAAGGCGAACGCCGTCCGCCGCACCTGCCCTGCCTGCCGCCGGGATGCCGGATACGTCATCCCGCCCTCGCTCGGCATGTGCGCGACCTGCGCCTTTCCCGACGAACAGCGCGCTGCTTAA